A single genomic interval of Halomonas sp. GT harbors:
- a CDS encoding TRAP transporter small permease, with protein sequence MSVLHPLRRLSDHINQAAIVLCVGCILSMLGISFTAFLYKLFTGSTLSWTYSLARLFLPWIGFLSMTISLRYGEHVAMTLLVRSLPRIMVKIAAVLCLAVLGLFALMLTWYGWGYFTNATQVYMVSDQIRIPSKVTAIVVPISGLIILLHLVHGFALLEHFTSEHEVIDELLESAEEEARP encoded by the coding sequence ATGAGCGTTTTACACCCGTTACGCCGCCTAAGCGATCACATCAATCAGGCGGCGATTGTGTTATGCGTTGGCTGTATTTTATCGATGCTGGGCATTTCTTTTACCGCCTTTCTCTACAAGCTGTTTACCGGCAGCACGCTGAGCTGGACCTATTCACTGGCCCGGCTTTTTTTGCCATGGATAGGCTTTCTCTCAATGACCATTTCACTACGCTATGGCGAGCATGTAGCGATGACGCTACTAGTGCGTAGCCTGCCCAGAATCATGGTGAAAATAGCGGCGGTGTTGTGTCTGGCGGTCCTCGGCTTATTTGCACTCATGCTTACTTGGTATGGCTGGGGCTACTTCACCAACGCGACGCAAGTCTACATGGTGTCGGATCAGATCCGCATTCCTAGCAAAGTGACGGCCATTGTTGTTCCTATCAGTGGCCTGATTATATTGCTGCATCTCGTTCATGGCTTTGCACTGCTTGAGCACTTTACAAGCGAGCATGAGGTGATTGATGAGCTTCTTGAGAGCGCTGAAGAGGAGGCTCGACCATGA
- a CDS encoding RidA family protein, whose amino-acid sequence MSVTYQDSNARMSQVAIHNGTVYLAGQVPSDATADMRGQTEQVLARIDQLLAQAGTSKEQLISAQIWVTSMAEFDQMNAAWDAWVVPGRPPVRAAVEAKLAKPEWKVEIMVVAALPEA is encoded by the coding sequence ATGAGCGTTACCTATCAAGACAGCAATGCCCGCATGAGCCAAGTCGCGATTCACAACGGCACCGTTTATCTCGCTGGCCAAGTGCCCAGTGATGCAACGGCTGATATGCGTGGCCAGACGGAGCAGGTGCTTGCGCGCATTGATCAACTGTTAGCTCAGGCAGGCACCTCGAAAGAGCAGCTTATCTCGGCGCAAATTTGGGTCACCAGCATGGCCGAGTTTGACCAAATGAATGCTGCTTGGGATGCCTGGGTAGTGCCTGGCCGCCCGCCAGTTCGCGCTGCGGTTGAAGCTAAGCTTGCTAAGCCGGAATGGAAAGTAGAAATCATGGTTGTTGCTGCGCTGCCGGAGGCTTGA
- a CDS encoding ornithine cyclodeaminase family protein: MRVVSAAEVERYLTWEGLIKRLHTTFVNGVESPPRHHHAMHRPDGEATMLLMPAWEPAGYIGVKMVNVFPQNAQHNIPAISGLYLLSEGKHGQPLACIDGSELTRRRTAAASALAAQALANETAETLLVVGTGKLAPMVIEAHASIRPIKRVLVWGRNPEKASAIAEAYADRFDTQVVSDLQEAVVQADIVSCVTLSTEPLIKGEWLTPGTHVDLIGAFRPQMRETDAECLRRSAVFVDTYAGAKGEAGDILQAIEEGAFRFEDIKAELTEVLAGTKPGRRSAEAITLFKSVGASLEDLAAAIEVWEAINQ; encoded by the coding sequence ATGCGGGTTGTGTCTGCGGCGGAAGTGGAGCGCTATCTAACCTGGGAAGGTTTGATTAAGCGGCTACATACCACCTTTGTGAACGGCGTTGAATCTCCGCCACGCCATCATCACGCGATGCATCGCCCCGACGGTGAAGCCACCATGCTGCTGATGCCTGCCTGGGAGCCAGCAGGCTATATCGGCGTCAAAATGGTCAACGTTTTTCCTCAGAATGCCCAGCACAATATTCCTGCTATTTCAGGGCTGTATTTGCTTAGTGAAGGTAAGCATGGCCAGCCACTGGCCTGCATTGATGGCAGCGAACTAACGCGCCGCCGCACAGCGGCGGCCTCTGCCTTGGCGGCACAAGCACTAGCCAATGAGACAGCTGAAACGCTATTGGTGGTAGGGACTGGCAAGTTGGCCCCTATGGTCATTGAGGCCCACGCCAGCATTCGACCAATCAAACGCGTGTTGGTGTGGGGTAGAAACCCTGAAAAGGCTTCTGCTATCGCCGAGGCCTATGCGGATCGGTTTGACACCCAGGTTGTTAGCGATCTGCAAGAAGCGGTTGTGCAGGCGGATATTGTCAGCTGCGTCACGCTCTCCACAGAGCCTTTAATTAAAGGTGAGTGGTTAACACCGGGCACGCATGTTGACCTAATTGGTGCCTTCCGCCCCCAAATGCGCGAAACCGATGCTGAGTGTCTGCGTCGATCTGCCGTATTTGTGGATACCTACGCAGGGGCTAAGGGTGAAGCTGGCGATATTCTTCAGGCAATCGAGGAAGGTGCGTTCCGTTTCGAAGATATTAAGGCAGAGCTTACTGAGGTGCTTGCGGGAACTAAGCCTGGTCGGCGCTCTGCAGAGGCCATCACGCTGTTTAAGTCAGTTGGCGCATCGCTTGAAGACTTAGCGGCTGCCATTGAAGTGTGGGAGGCCATTAACCAGTAG
- the dctP gene encoding TRAP transporter substrate-binding protein DctP codes for MKPTQSFLFAAMAALPLAIASATAQAQSYEMVIATQLPEDMKNNEIYPALVHFKNLVEARTDGDLEVSIFGGGQLGSEVENGSEVQGGRTLQSTIMSAGAMSSFYGDYQAVTAPFLFTSWRQAWSFFDSEWFADFMSGTVEDANMRYLGTFDDGGGFVAFTNNVRLIETMEDLEGLNIRTEENPAHVAIMRSLGASATPLPWGELITALETGLADGQFNAPVLNTTFNFDAVTDYTTLTGHVYNSAPWVVSESWYQSLPETHQQALISSAREAIQLSHGMSGALATASWVESCERFEACYLMPDAERERMAEVARPAWKEWIVDDFGMDEARVQGLLDEVERVGQQLADDDLRIYGQ; via the coding sequence ATGAAACCTACACAGTCTTTTTTATTCGCTGCCATGGCGGCTCTGCCACTGGCTATTGCCAGTGCCACCGCCCAGGCGCAGTCCTATGAAATGGTCATCGCCACCCAGCTTCCAGAGGATATGAAAAATAACGAAATCTATCCTGCCCTGGTGCATTTCAAAAACCTTGTGGAAGCGCGCACCGATGGAGACCTTGAGGTCTCTATTTTTGGCGGTGGTCAGCTAGGTTCTGAAGTAGAAAACGGCTCAGAAGTGCAGGGTGGTCGTACCCTGCAATCGACCATTATGTCAGCGGGTGCGATGTCGTCGTTTTATGGCGACTACCAAGCGGTAACGGCACCTTTCTTGTTTACCAGCTGGCGCCAAGCGTGGAGCTTCTTTGACAGCGAATGGTTTGCTGACTTCATGTCCGGCACCGTTGAAGACGCCAACATGCGCTACTTAGGTACGTTCGATGATGGTGGTGGTTTTGTGGCCTTCACTAACAACGTGCGCTTGATTGAGACCATGGAAGATTTAGAAGGGCTCAATATCCGTACCGAAGAGAACCCCGCTCACGTGGCTATCATGCGCTCACTTGGTGCTTCTGCCACGCCCCTCCCTTGGGGTGAGCTGATTACTGCCCTTGAGACGGGGCTGGCGGATGGCCAGTTTAACGCTCCCGTGTTGAATACCACGTTCAACTTTGATGCGGTAACGGACTACACCACCCTGACAGGGCATGTGTACAACAGTGCCCCTTGGGTCGTCAGTGAATCCTGGTATCAGTCGCTACCGGAAACGCATCAACAGGCGTTAATCAGCTCTGCCCGCGAAGCGATTCAACTGAGCCACGGTATGTCTGGTGCGCTTGCCACCGCCAGTTGGGTAGAGTCCTGCGAACGTTTCGAAGCTTGCTACCTAATGCCTGATGCTGAGCGGGAACGCATGGCAGAGGTTGCTCGACCCGCTTGGAAAGAGTGGATTGTCGATGACTTCGGTATGGATGAAGCCCGTGTGCAGGGGCTACTTGACGAAGTCGAGCGGGTTGGTCAGCAGCTTGCAGATGATGATCTGCGCATTTACGGCCAGTAA
- a CDS encoding calcium-binding protein, translated as MAISSADILKSTQPGVMNGHLLNGVRVSAVSSQGDWKAFADTQEGVARIEIPADPQARLAFVRRWMAKNQKVLKRGGMAATLVLPLMAQQAMADDMVAVNDLQGVDEVIRQPNGSLTLVMDNGQRIYLAAADVELEGGRVVVDITALMEKLDADSGLLVPLSQLPNVQTWELLPDGNVMITRADGSLLLVERGAVVQQGDLLLISPSSALQQGVAQSTDFGTLLFVPSASFSPSVSGSETTPSNANATNGSGTPVSSFGDIPPWLYLGGGALALGAAAAGGGGGGGGGSSTPPAPEPEPPTISGYVIDGYIAGATVTRAVNANQVETDNSGFFSGLQGSGILSATGGVDIATGLPFNGVLRAPEDATVITPLTTMMVQLSAQFDVNDATSQSVIKTALGLDERVDLLTTDPLDDQSASVELLVAGVKVAGLLAMANSAGISSSDALSLLANALNQANDAGRELTNQQMADALGLPSIAGQVKQALDAIDNAGADVNLDAYRDGDSNPLRDAQQAVQNPNSDLSNTIDVRADLPYLTLQTAVNLAQKGDLPSQYLINPDQGFSAGTLGLTVAADRLALVEKILAGDYDVGTAPIELSDIYTWSIRASVEDVLVTGGLERPAVLGAERVTLTDETIRPNQFADLNTLDNFVLGSTVVPYTLEEALKTAEMPANYTLDPETPFVNNELSLREAAELIDETRLLTDRALNTGDDGLTREMLLNWTILDSFDNVIDASSADPQLNEARRVSVTEAVITPEQFKQLDALSNFELGATEVGYTLAQALDATPLASNYIIDLDAPLNVGTVTVAQAASAFADVSRVLEGANNQPPLTLFQWAVSDSASAIIADINDGHVAGANPITISDRAITVDEFDQLNTLDNFQLGDTVVGYTLAQAIAADVLADNYEIAQQPPFNAGSVSVLEAEDTLATVENILANALNPETPNVGQLFNWTVLDTVDAILKAGDVAHLLRANAVNVSDGVITLAQYEALTGLQSNYVRTGETVEYTLSEAIEAEDAGSLLTNYAINSEASRQGGELTVANAREQYLQIDALVENAENSEELREDLPFSWVVVDNANTIIGDIVEDHVMLADQVRVANAGINQSQYERLAMLDNFELAATVVRYTLEGAISTDIELADNYQIAPEVYSPGELSVAGASSELARVEDIISGANNADGLDAGELFDWVINDTAEAVLAVEQGALHIALADELRVTDQTITIGEYNALLAIESNNAGYQRGDEQVEYTLAQAFSVGIDDVVANYIISTGALFAPQPLTVQSAINDLAAVRQLLDSAENAPNLSNVYTWSVLDGYANIQAQLRANLPDGLQLADTIQVTNPTLTAAQYERLDTTLNNFSLGDTTAVTYADISDALRAEEADLLAPAGRFSLLDDTTALVETLTVAESADTLANIRTVLEAANGLENNNETVQTLFDWTVSDTADNVIRAINQGHVTLAGNIAISDDQITYAHYQSLTTLGNYQYADDPIEVLYTLEEALEIIDEEGVESLNKDPSDNSVGYRIADEELSVGTFTVADVKPLVDKALSALANANGPTPAVNALLKWTVVDTAAALLEAQTGTKFPLHITGAEQVSVNNDILAIADLQRLQRLDNFELGDTPVRFILTSNLTLNQIESIANSYEITPNSGELPNFSLATVADAQARYQSVQAIVDGALNSRDVSVEVLQTWSITGALADNLLAASDEAWVTGATTISLELGADELLSAEQYEAFVALGNVTLDSVEVGYSLQEAVAVINAGEVLPASTDERPGSYQVLADQLFDASSLTVVEGEQLLPTVASIMADANNAAELDRETLLDWVVEDSVQQLMDAIDSDVLLAASSVRVNTDEISYQDFEVLSELKNFDQTGLTVSYPLADLVQRFISGGSIPENYSLETDQSAFFDAGLLNVRAAEELFDTASTLLDGAVNNDVPLSSLTSWVVQDTYSNIYTLNVAGNGGVPADFLVDDAASIVVIDDPLNSDDEQDLNIAFTVNGYEHQPGAGVGGSVDQLAQTFTVEGQPGGEVMSITDFRVGDVPGADELRVDLTADEFAALRGEGTGLVISDEVQALDVNDAFAVFTTAEFESGVDWLDQLGLETGDVVYLLAGDGSTPDIADDALLQRVEALSNSAFDTDTLASFETINLGDFDGVNWNTNYNTIA; from the coding sequence ATGGCGATATCATCAGCCGATATTCTTAAGTCGACCCAGCCTGGCGTGATGAACGGCCACTTGCTCAATGGCGTCAGGGTGAGTGCAGTTAGCTCTCAGGGCGACTGGAAAGCGTTTGCTGACACTCAAGAGGGTGTGGCGCGCATAGAAATACCAGCTGATCCGCAGGCACGTCTTGCTTTCGTTCGCCGTTGGATGGCGAAAAACCAAAAAGTGCTGAAACGTGGCGGAATGGCGGCAACGCTAGTACTGCCGCTGATGGCTCAGCAGGCGATGGCTGATGACATGGTCGCTGTTAATGACCTGCAAGGGGTTGATGAGGTTATTCGCCAGCCTAATGGCAGCCTGACCCTGGTAATGGATAACGGCCAGCGTATTTATCTAGCGGCTGCGGATGTTGAACTTGAGGGCGGGCGCGTGGTAGTTGATATCACGGCGCTCATGGAAAAGTTGGATGCCGACAGCGGTCTGCTTGTACCGTTAAGCCAGTTGCCCAATGTGCAGACCTGGGAGCTGCTGCCCGACGGCAATGTAATGATTACCCGCGCTGATGGCTCACTATTACTAGTAGAGCGTGGCGCCGTGGTTCAACAGGGCGATCTTTTGTTGATCAGCCCGAGCAGTGCGTTGCAGCAAGGCGTGGCACAAAGCACTGACTTTGGCACACTGCTTTTTGTGCCCAGTGCGTCTTTTTCACCTAGCGTTAGTGGCAGCGAAACCACGCCAAGTAATGCAAATGCCACAAACGGTAGCGGCACCCCAGTTAGCTCTTTTGGTGATATTCCACCCTGGCTTTACCTCGGTGGCGGGGCGTTGGCGTTAGGAGCAGCTGCAGCTGGCGGCGGCGGTGGGGGAGGTGGTGGTTCCTCAACACCGCCTGCACCAGAACCTGAACCACCTACGATCAGCGGCTATGTGATTGATGGCTATATTGCGGGTGCCACCGTTACTCGTGCCGTTAACGCTAATCAAGTGGAAACCGATAATAGCGGTTTCTTCAGCGGCCTGCAGGGCAGTGGCATTCTGAGTGCAACGGGTGGTGTTGATATTGCCACTGGGCTGCCTTTTAACGGGGTGTTGCGAGCGCCTGAAGATGCCACGGTAATCACGCCGTTGACCACCATGATGGTTCAGCTATCTGCGCAATTTGATGTCAACGATGCTACGTCGCAAAGTGTGATTAAAACCGCGCTGGGGCTAGATGAGCGCGTTGATTTGCTGACTACCGACCCACTGGACGATCAATCCGCTAGCGTTGAGTTGCTTGTCGCGGGTGTTAAGGTTGCTGGCTTGCTAGCGATGGCCAACAGTGCAGGCATTAGCAGTAGCGACGCGCTGTCACTTCTTGCCAACGCGCTCAATCAAGCCAATGACGCGGGTCGTGAGCTGACCAATCAGCAAATGGCTGATGCATTAGGGTTGCCTTCTATTGCCGGTCAGGTAAAGCAAGCACTAGACGCTATTGATAACGCGGGGGCAGACGTCAACCTTGATGCTTATCGAGACGGCGACAGCAACCCACTTCGCGATGCTCAACAAGCGGTTCAAAACCCCAACAGCGATCTTTCCAATACGATTGATGTTCGCGCTGATCTTCCTTATCTCACGCTTCAAACCGCGGTTAATCTTGCGCAAAAAGGAGACTTGCCCTCTCAGTACTTGATCAACCCTGATCAGGGGTTCTCTGCGGGCACGTTGGGATTGACCGTCGCCGCTGACCGTTTAGCGCTGGTGGAGAAGATCTTAGCAGGTGATTACGATGTTGGAACGGCGCCTATCGAGCTTTCCGACATTTACACTTGGTCAATTCGCGCTAGCGTCGAAGATGTGTTGGTGACTGGCGGTTTGGAGCGCCCCGCCGTTTTAGGTGCTGAGCGCGTTACGCTAACGGACGAAACGATCCGGCCGAACCAGTTTGCAGACTTGAATACGCTGGATAACTTTGTACTTGGCAGCACGGTGGTGCCTTACACGCTTGAAGAGGCGCTGAAAACGGCAGAAATGCCCGCAAACTACACGTTAGATCCAGAAACGCCGTTTGTTAATAATGAATTAAGCCTGCGTGAAGCGGCAGAGCTTATTGATGAAACACGGCTGTTAACAGATCGCGCGCTGAACACTGGGGATGATGGTTTAACACGCGAGATGTTGTTGAACTGGACCATCCTCGATAGTTTTGACAACGTGATAGACGCTTCCAGCGCTGACCCGCAGCTTAATGAAGCCCGCCGTGTCAGCGTTACAGAAGCCGTCATTACGCCAGAGCAATTTAAGCAGCTCGATGCGCTGAGCAATTTCGAGCTAGGTGCCACAGAAGTAGGCTATACGCTTGCACAAGCCCTCGATGCAACACCGCTGGCCAGCAACTACATCATTGATCTCGATGCTCCCCTTAATGTTGGTACCGTGACCGTCGCACAAGCAGCTTCAGCCTTTGCCGATGTTTCGCGGGTTTTGGAAGGTGCCAACAATCAACCGCCACTGACGCTATTTCAGTGGGCCGTGAGTGATAGTGCGAGTGCCATTATTGCGGATATCAACGATGGCCACGTCGCTGGCGCTAACCCCATCACTATTAGTGATCGTGCGATAACCGTTGATGAGTTTGATCAGCTTAATACGCTGGATAACTTCCAGCTAGGCGATACCGTTGTAGGCTACACCTTGGCACAAGCAATCGCTGCTGACGTGCTTGCCGATAACTACGAAATCGCCCAACAACCGCCCTTTAATGCGGGCAGTGTTAGCGTGTTGGAAGCAGAAGATACGCTCGCGACCGTAGAAAACATTCTGGCGAATGCGCTGAACCCAGAAACGCCCAATGTCGGCCAGCTCTTCAACTGGACAGTGCTTGATACGGTTGACGCTATTTTGAAGGCAGGTGATGTTGCCCATTTACTGCGTGCCAATGCCGTCAACGTTAGCGATGGTGTGATTACCTTGGCGCAGTATGAAGCCCTAACAGGACTTCAGAGCAATTACGTACGCACCGGAGAAACCGTCGAGTACACGTTGTCGGAAGCCATTGAAGCTGAAGATGCTGGCTCGTTGCTCACCAATTATGCGATTAATTCTGAGGCCAGCCGTCAGGGTGGCGAGCTCACCGTGGCAAACGCGCGGGAACAGTACCTCCAGATCGATGCGTTAGTAGAAAACGCTGAAAACAGTGAGGAGCTGCGCGAAGATTTGCCATTTAGCTGGGTAGTGGTCGATAACGCCAACACTATCATTGGCGATATTGTCGAAGATCACGTGATGCTTGCGGACCAAGTGCGTGTCGCCAATGCGGGAATTAATCAATCCCAGTACGAACGCTTGGCCATGTTAGATAACTTTGAACTGGCTGCCACGGTTGTTCGCTACACCTTAGAAGGTGCTATCAGTACAGACATTGAACTGGCGGATAACTATCAAATTGCACCAGAAGTTTACAGCCCAGGAGAGCTCAGCGTTGCTGGTGCTAGTTCTGAGCTTGCCCGTGTTGAAGACATTATCAGCGGTGCCAATAACGCCGATGGGCTAGACGCTGGTGAGCTGTTTGATTGGGTGATTAATGATACTGCTGAGGCAGTTTTAGCCGTTGAGCAAGGTGCATTGCATATCGCTCTTGCTGATGAACTTCGTGTCACCGACCAAACGATTACCATTGGTGAATACAATGCGCTGCTAGCAATTGAAAGCAATAACGCTGGGTATCAGCGCGGCGACGAACAGGTGGAGTACACGCTAGCGCAGGCGTTTAGCGTCGGTATCGACGATGTTGTGGCTAATTACATTATTAGTACTGGCGCGTTATTTGCCCCACAACCATTAACCGTACAGTCTGCTATTAATGATCTGGCCGCTGTGCGCCAACTGCTAGATAGCGCCGAAAACGCGCCCAATCTTAGCAATGTTTATACCTGGAGCGTGCTTGATGGCTATGCCAATATCCAGGCACAGTTAAGGGCTAACCTTCCAGATGGGTTGCAGCTTGCGGATACGATTCAAGTCACTAACCCCACCTTAACCGCAGCCCAATATGAGCGTTTGGATACAACGCTGAACAACTTTAGCTTAGGTGATACGACCGCAGTAACCTATGCCGATATTAGCGATGCGCTGCGTGCCGAAGAGGCCGATCTACTCGCACCAGCAGGACGTTTTAGCCTGCTAGATGATACAACAGCCCTGGTAGAGACCTTAACCGTCGCGGAATCCGCCGACACCTTGGCAAACATCCGCACCGTATTGGAAGCGGCGAATGGTCTCGAAAATAACAATGAAACCGTTCAAACCCTGTTTGACTGGACGGTAAGCGACACGGCTGACAACGTTATTCGTGCGATCAATCAAGGCCACGTAACGCTGGCTGGTAATATCGCGATTTCGGATGATCAAATCACCTACGCGCACTATCAGTCGTTGACGACCCTAGGTAACTATCAGTATGCCGATGACCCCATTGAAGTACTGTATACCTTAGAAGAAGCATTAGAGATCATTGACGAAGAGGGTGTAGAAAGTCTCAATAAAGATCCAAGCGATAACAGTGTGGGTTATCGTATTGCTGATGAAGAGCTGTCCGTGGGTACCTTCACCGTTGCTGACGTTAAACCGTTGGTGGATAAAGCGCTATCTGCACTGGCAAATGCCAATGGGCCCACGCCAGCAGTAAATGCACTACTGAAATGGACGGTTGTTGATACGGCAGCTGCCTTGCTAGAGGCTCAGACTGGCACCAAATTCCCGTTGCATATCACTGGCGCAGAGCAGGTATCAGTTAATAACGACATTCTAGCGATTGCTGATTTACAGCGTTTACAACGGCTAGATAATTTTGAGCTTGGCGATACGCCAGTGCGATTTATCTTAACCAGTAACTTAACGCTGAATCAGATTGAAAGCATTGCCAATAGCTATGAAATCACCCCAAACAGTGGTGAGCTACCCAATTTCTCACTTGCTACGGTTGCTGATGCACAAGCCCGATATCAGTCGGTTCAGGCAATTGTTGATGGTGCGCTAAACAGCCGCGATGTCAGTGTGGAAGTGCTGCAAACGTGGAGTATTACCGGGGCTCTGGCGGATAATTTATTAGCGGCGAGTGATGAAGCGTGGGTAACGGGCGCTACTACTATCAGCTTGGAGTTGGGAGCTGATGAGCTTCTGAGCGCCGAGCAGTACGAGGCGTTTGTCGCGCTAGGCAATGTGACGCTCGATAGCGTGGAAGTGGGTTACTCCTTACAAGAAGCGGTTGCCGTAATAAATGCCGGAGAGGTATTGCCTGCCAGCACCGATGAGCGTCCGGGTAGTTACCAAGTGCTGGCTGACCAGCTTTTTGATGCCTCTTCGTTAACCGTCGTGGAAGGTGAGCAGCTGCTACCCACCGTCGCCTCCATTATGGCAGATGCCAACAATGCCGCTGAGCTGGATCGCGAAACGCTGCTGGACTGGGTGGTGGAAGATAGTGTTCAGCAGCTCATGGACGCTATCGATAGTGACGTGCTATTAGCGGCGAGCAGTGTGCGCGTTAATACGGATGAGATCAGTTATCAAGATTTTGAAGTGCTCAGCGAGCTAAAGAACTTTGATCAAACAGGGCTGACGGTGTCTTACCCCCTAGCGGATCTGGTGCAGCGCTTTATCAGCGGGGGAAGCATCCCTGAAAACTACTCGCTGGAGACCGATCAAAGCGCATTTTTCGATGCTGGATTGTTGAATGTTCGCGCGGCTGAGGAGTTGTTTGATACCGCCAGTACACTGCTGGACGGCGCGGTAAATAACGACGTGCCTCTCTCCTCGCTAACCTCATGGGTAGTGCAGGATACCTACAGCAATATCTACACCCTCAATGTCGCAGGCAATGGTGGGGTTCCGGCTGACTTTCTAGTCGATGATGCCGCAAGCATTGTCGTCATTGATGACCCGCTCAACAGTGACGATGAGCAGGATCTGAATATTGCCTTTACGGTCAATGGCTACGAGCATCAGCCCGGTGCTGGAGTCGGTGGAAGCGTCGATCAACTTGCCCAAACCTTTACGGTGGAGGGTCAGCCTGGTGGCGAGGTGATGAGTATCACCGACTTCCGCGTCGGTGATGTGCCAGGTGCTGACGAGTTACGCGTTGACCTGACCGCCGATGAGTTTGCAGCACTGCGCGGTGAGGGGACTGGGCTTGTGATCAGCGATGAGGTGCAAGCGTTAGACGTTAATGACGCCTTCGCCGTGTTCACGACCGCTGAATTTGAAAGCGGTGTTGATTGGCTTGATCAACTTGGCCTGGAAACCGGTGACGTAGTGTATCTCTTAGCCGGTGATGGCAGTACGCCAGACATCGCCGATGATGCGCTACTGCAGCGTGTTGAAGCACTTTCAAACAGCGCGTTTGATACTGACACGCTAGCGTCGTTCGAGACTATTAATCTTGGCGATTTTGACGGCGTTAACTGGAATACCAACTACAACACGATTGCCTGA
- a CDS encoding helix-turn-helix transcriptional regulator, whose translation MVQFELHNRNLAPEQVSHSHDFHQLILATCGVTELAMEGQSERVTARRGCLIPSSRHHEYQGDGSNRTLVLDIPVKHLAVLEKGSEIERLFDKPRFFTVPPALNQLTHALTHQLEQCPALQNEIAVLLLRALYMYLQDEPKQVADQIGVRCISERLDLERLDAWLDQHLADDIRVEQLAALCALSPGHFHACFRDLTGVTPLAYVQRRRLEHARTLVRHSALSLGHIAMLVGFRDQGSFSRAYRRYFEIAPSSDR comes from the coding sequence ATGGTCCAGTTTGAGCTGCATAACCGTAATTTAGCCCCCGAGCAGGTGTCACACTCACACGATTTTCACCAGTTAATTCTGGCGACATGCGGCGTGACGGAACTTGCTATGGAAGGGCAGAGCGAGCGCGTCACGGCACGCCGTGGCTGCTTGATTCCGTCGTCTCGACACCATGAGTATCAAGGCGATGGCAGTAACCGCACGCTGGTGTTGGACATTCCTGTTAAGCACTTGGCGGTGTTGGAAAAAGGCAGTGAAATCGAGCGGCTATTTGATAAGCCACGTTTTTTCACCGTACCTCCTGCGCTGAATCAACTGACCCATGCTTTGACGCACCAGTTGGAACAGTGCCCCGCGCTGCAAAATGAAATTGCCGTGCTGCTGCTTCGAGCGCTGTATATGTACCTTCAAGATGAGCCGAAGCAAGTTGCTGATCAGATTGGTGTTCGCTGTATCAGCGAACGGCTTGACCTGGAAAGGCTGGATGCGTGGCTGGATCAGCACTTAGCGGACGATATTCGGGTTGAGCAATTAGCCGCATTATGTGCGCTAAGCCCGGGGCATTTTCATGCCTGCTTTCGTGACCTAACCGGTGTGACACCCTTAGCATATGTTCAGCGCAGACGGCTTGAACACGCCCGCACGTTGGTTCGGCACAGCGCACTAAGCCTGGGCCACATTGCCATGCTGGTTGGCTTCCGTGACCAAGGAAGCTTTTCTCGCGCCTATCGGCGCTACTTTGAGATTGCCCCCTCCTCAGACCGTTAG